A stretch of Spirosoma oryzicola DNA encodes these proteins:
- the yidD gene encoding membrane protein insertion efficiency factor YidD, which translates to MKEELRSVDINGIKTELRIDPSLHTSVLRALTGTTPTDQEVDLLSLPTKPLWLSSCIRLLRWYRATISPILGQRCVYEPSCSRYAELALRKHGLLKGVILSAKRLHRCKPGCGGVDLP; encoded by the coding sequence ATGAAGGAAGAACTACGTTCAGTCGATATTAATGGTATAAAAACGGAATTACGCATTGATCCTTCTCTCCATACCAGTGTTTTACGTGCCCTAACAGGAACAACTCCAACAGACCAAGAAGTTGACCTTCTTTCATTACCCACCAAACCGCTGTGGCTTTCTAGCTGCATTCGACTACTTCGTTGGTATAGAGCTACTATTTCGCCTATCCTTGGACAGCGCTGCGTATATGAACCTAGTTGTTCCCGGTATGCTGAGCTTGCCCTTCGAAAACACGGTCTACTTAAAGGGGTGATACTTTCCGCGAAACGGTTGCACCGTTGTAAACCAGGCTGTGGAGGAGTAGACCTCCCTTAG
- a CDS encoding tyrosine-type recombinase/integrase, producing the protein MSNLSSLLSRRERLRISVRFRLRPGQTTGDKPRQLYIRLKVDGTTCADYSSGVYVQVDKWNSQAQKLVGYSKLAQQANQELEAIVAEHKTLLAELMRLQKAGILVQSPTAEVVKQHWTRKTTLVPTLLAAYDQQLIYLRSLEGTPDAREKRTLDKWENGKQHLMAYIEEQKQGRLTADLITPLWAEGYYHWLIKRPLGLASAARYVGYLRASINYLVASQQIARNPIENYYPDKGKDKPVYFLESVHLERLWSLEVTGLPTLALVRDWLLLMCYTGMDQPDLERYVVNPSAFEQPTEAGSMILINRGKTDLTACVPLLPEVNRILANYPNGIPTLTNQTMNRWTKIVQEQIGFEERLTTKICRKTAGALFLRLGFRIEEVSKVLGHSSIQTTLRNYVRVTSAMVEAGMRRVQASGGSQYPFKHIHKAS; encoded by the coding sequence ATGAGTAATCTGTCTTCCCTTCTGTCCCGACGCGAACGGTTACGGATTTCCGTTCGCTTCCGGCTTCGTCCCGGTCAGACTACCGGCGATAAACCGCGTCAACTCTACATTCGTCTGAAAGTTGACGGTACTACCTGTGCTGATTATAGCAGTGGAGTCTACGTACAGGTTGACAAGTGGAACTCCCAAGCGCAAAAACTAGTTGGCTACTCCAAACTAGCTCAACAAGCCAATCAGGAGTTAGAAGCTATTGTAGCTGAACACAAAACGTTACTCGCCGAACTGATGCGTTTGCAAAAGGCGGGTATACTTGTCCAGTCCCCAACGGCGGAGGTTGTCAAGCAACACTGGACTCGGAAAACAACCTTAGTGCCCACCCTACTAGCAGCCTACGATCAACAGTTGATTTACTTGCGTTCATTGGAAGGTACACCCGATGCCAGAGAAAAACGAACGCTTGACAAATGGGAAAACGGTAAGCAGCACTTAATGGCTTACATCGAAGAGCAAAAACAGGGACGACTAACCGCCGATTTAATAACCCCTTTGTGGGCCGAAGGGTACTATCATTGGCTTATCAAACGTCCGCTTGGTTTAGCGTCGGCGGCTCGGTATGTGGGCTACTTACGGGCAAGTATTAATTACTTGGTTGCTTCTCAGCAAATTGCTCGCAACCCGATTGAGAACTATTACCCCGACAAAGGCAAAGACAAGCCGGTTTACTTTCTGGAAAGCGTTCATTTGGAGCGGCTGTGGAGTCTAGAAGTTACGGGTTTGCCTACCCTGGCTTTAGTGCGGGACTGGCTACTACTCATGTGCTATACGGGTATGGATCAACCGGATTTGGAACGGTACGTGGTTAATCCGTCTGCGTTTGAGCAACCCACCGAAGCGGGTAGTATGATCCTCATTAACCGGGGCAAAACCGATTTGACCGCTTGTGTTCCATTACTCCCCGAAGTCAACCGGATTTTAGCCAACTACCCGAACGGTATTCCTACCCTGACCAATCAGACGATGAACCGCTGGACTAAGATCGTTCAAGAGCAGATTGGTTTTGAGGAACGGTTGACAACCAAGATTTGCCGCAAAACAGCAGGAGCTTTGTTTCTGCGCTTAGGCTTTCGGATTGAAGAGGTCAGCAAAGTACTTGGCCACTCTTCCATTCAAACCACGCTCCGCAACTATGTACGGGTGACAAGTGCAATGGTTGAAGCAGGTATGCGACGGGTTCAAGCGTCGGGCGGTAGTCAGTACCCCTTCAAGCACATTCACAAAGCGTCTTAA
- a CDS encoding RNA polymerase sigma factor translates to MTDKLALEAIRKGEREGLDFVYRQCRNYCLRFLNGLGASDDVASDIYQDAVIKFRENLLKGNFNETSSVQTYLNSICKNMWHAHRRQQERLGHDPDTLNKLSTDQQDAEDDKQVRLDKLDRALDEIGKKGSCQELLKMVFYRGLKPEAIAVHFGYTDAQNASNQIYKCKERLRTIFLGLKP, encoded by the coding sequence ATGACCGATAAACTAGCACTTGAGGCTATTCGAAAAGGAGAAAGGGAAGGATTAGACTTCGTATACCGTCAATGTCGTAATTATTGTTTAAGATTCTTGAATGGGCTGGGGGCTTCTGATGATGTTGCTTCGGATATTTATCAGGATGCAGTAATTAAGTTTAGGGAGAATTTACTAAAGGGTAATTTCAACGAAACTTCTAGTGTCCAGACTTACCTCAACTCGATCTGCAAAAACATGTGGCATGCCCATCGCAGGCAACAGGAGCGACTTGGACATGATCCTGATACGCTAAACAAACTCAGTACTGATCAGCAAGATGCCGAAGATGATAAGCAGGTGCGACTAGACAAACTGGATCGAGCACTTGATGAGATTGGCAAGAAAGGATCGTGCCAAGAGTTATTAAAAATGGTCTTTTATAGAGGGTTGAAGCCTGAAGCTATTGCGGTTCACTTTGGTTATACTGACGCCCAGAACGCGAGCAACCAGATTTATAAATGTAAAGAAAGATTAAGGACTATCTTTCTAGGATTAAAACCATAA
- a CDS encoding PKD domain-containing protein, whose amino-acid sequence MKHLFTLLIAFALLLNSCSPKEEPRPMPKASFTWTNAGEGVVQFTSQSTEADNYEWSFGDGATATTSSPKHSYATNGMYKVALMVKNPTGTDQITQEIQLSSYTSPVASFSVSYGEEGLVSFTNTSSNATAFRWDLGNGTTSDLASLSFKYPENKKYTITLTATGKGGQTKSSKEIEVVNAKPVADFSWNESNGQVSFINRTKNADSYSWDFGNGKTSIEPNPTTQYSKAGDYTIKLTAKGKGGESVKQSFINISFTNSVLAGAVDDPKLVSYLPGTWASYVAGKGYKYYNYVYTFALSSNAMQYKSVTNTYETLIDSKTTNLAYKFSIANNIIYTDDYSGKKQKYARIQIVSEDQMKLFQIFESASSYSELFPITLTKTNDVEMSASSVIASSSVLSILNGIWDQGNYSIYSDVSFDFSSGKNHYRYSTTYNEAKSIQKREFRIDSDNMFSCREWNSDFRPEWEKYKIEVVSPSQINLYSISSAGVVSKTPTYTMNKR is encoded by the coding sequence ATGAAGCACCTGTTTACCTTGCTCATTGCCTTTGCCCTTTTACTCAATAGCTGCTCACCCAAAGAAGAACCTCGACCAATGCCAAAAGCATCCTTTACCTGGACAAACGCAGGCGAAGGTGTGGTTCAGTTTACCAGTCAGTCAACCGAAGCCGACAATTACGAATGGAGCTTTGGGGACGGAGCCACAGCAACAACCAGCAGCCCCAAACATTCGTATGCGACTAACGGGATGTACAAGGTTGCGCTAATGGTCAAGAATCCAACAGGTACCGACCAGATAACCCAGGAAATACAGCTCTCGTCCTACACATCACCCGTTGCTAGTTTCTCTGTGTCGTACGGCGAGGAGGGTTTAGTCAGCTTTACCAACACCTCGTCAAACGCTACAGCTTTCCGTTGGGATCTAGGCAACGGCACGACCAGCGACTTAGCCTCACTATCCTTCAAATACCCGGAAAACAAGAAGTATACTATTACCTTAACCGCTACGGGTAAAGGCGGACAGACTAAGTCCAGCAAAGAAATTGAGGTTGTCAACGCTAAGCCGGTTGCTGATTTTAGCTGGAATGAGTCGAACGGACAGGTAAGCTTCATCAACAGAACCAAAAACGCCGACTCCTATAGTTGGGACTTTGGGAATGGTAAAACCTCAATAGAACCCAATCCGACGACTCAGTATTCTAAAGCTGGTGACTACACAATAAAGCTAACGGCGAAAGGAAAAGGCGGAGAATCGGTCAAGCAGAGCTTTATAAATATTTCGTTTACCAATTCGGTGCTCGCTGGTGCAGTAGATGATCCAAAGCTAGTTAGCTACTTACCGGGAACCTGGGCAAGCTATGTGGCTGGCAAAGGCTATAAGTATTACAATTACGTCTATACGTTCGCATTGTCGTCAAATGCCATGCAATACAAAAGCGTAACAAATACCTACGAGACACTGATCGATTCAAAGACGACTAACCTCGCTTACAAGTTTTCCATCGCTAATAACATAATTTATACCGACGACTATAGCGGCAAAAAGCAAAAATACGCTCGGATTCAGATTGTGTCCGAAGACCAGATGAAGCTTTTCCAAATCTTTGAATCTGCGTCGTCTTACAGTGAACTGTTTCCAATAACGCTCACCAAAACTAATGATGTCGAAATGTCAGCAAGCAGCGTGATAGCTTCCTCGTCAGTGCTTTCTATTTTGAATGGTATATGGGATCAGGGCAATTACTCGATCTACTCCGATGTTTCGTTTGATTTTTCATCGGGCAAAAACCATTATAGATATAGCACTACCTACAACGAGGCTAAATCTATTCAGAAGCGCGAGTTTAGGATTGACTCGGACAATATGTTTAGTTGTAGGGAATGGAACAGCGATTTTCGACCTGAATGGGAGAAGTATAAAATAGAAGTCGTTTCCCCATCACAGATTAATCTATACTCAATAAGTAGCGCCGGAGTAGTCAGCAAAACGCCAACTTATACTATGAATAAGCGATAA
- a CDS encoding LytTR family DNA-binding domain-containing protein: MSALAYSGGVSRGTDPAATVALQYDSSAIDSRLIVRIEGRGNYAIVYTKDDKPHLFAKSLCVLAKQLPTFWRVHKSHLINPYYVAGSVSSVRAKALLRLTTGYSVPVSRRQRAAICAKLNPLSFL, encoded by the coding sequence ATGAGCGCGCTTGCGTATAGTGGTGGGGTTAGTCGAGGTACTGACCCCGCAGCAACTGTAGCCCTACAGTATGACTCATCGGCTATAGACTCTCGCCTGATCGTACGCATCGAAGGGCGCGGTAATTACGCCATCGTTTATACCAAAGACGATAAACCACACTTGTTCGCTAAGAGTCTGTGCGTACTGGCCAAGCAGCTGCCAACGTTTTGGCGGGTGCACAAGTCGCACCTGATCAACCCGTACTACGTAGCCGGTTCAGTTAGCTCAGTTCGCGCTAAAGCCCTACTTCGACTAACCACGGGCTATAGTGTACCCGTATCCCGTAGGCAACGAGCCGCTATCTGCGCTAAGCTCAACCCGCTTAGCTTCCTGTAA
- a CDS encoding helix-turn-helix domain-containing protein produces the protein MSITPEEIGQLIKKLRKERNLTQTELGERMGVKKSAIALYEKGRDNISLTTLKRIADALDADLSINIRLK, from the coding sequence ATGTCAATTACACCAGAAGAAATAGGGCAACTAATTAAGAAACTTCGTAAGGAGCGTAATCTTACTCAAACCGAGTTAGGCGAAAGAATGGGAGTTAAAAAATCAGCTATTGCTTTATACGAAAAAGGACGAGACAATATTTCATTGACAACTTTGAAGCGAATAGCAGACGCTCTAGATGCTGATTTGTCAATAAATATAAGGCTAAAATAG
- a CDS encoding antA/AntB antirepressor family protein, whose product MKELIAITTGGQGSPVVSARELHEFLGVKSRFADWIKVRVVKYKFLEGTDYEILNEGKGTFSKISEKLGRPELDYALTLDTAKQLAMVERTEKGRQARLYFIDCEKRLNKLAPALPNQLLVDHAQRIADLEQQLKQMIDSQQQAARSLLDIPRSSETLPEETTRIKVQRLVNAYCRAKSVGQQEVWRKVYDRLYYLYKINIRAHKRSERESWLDVVDRKGYMDKVYAIASAELTYEEE is encoded by the coding sequence ATGAAGGAGCTTATTGCGATTACGACCGGTGGGCAAGGCTCGCCTGTAGTGTCAGCCCGTGAACTACACGAGTTCTTAGGGGTAAAGTCGCGCTTTGCGGATTGGATCAAGGTTCGCGTCGTCAAGTACAAATTTCTGGAAGGTACCGACTACGAGATACTAAATGAGGGAAAAGGGACTTTTTCTAAAATTTCAGAAAAACTCGGCAGGCCAGAACTCGACTACGCTCTGACCCTTGACACGGCTAAGCAACTAGCGATGGTCGAGCGAACCGAAAAGGGTAGACAAGCGAGGTTGTATTTCATCGATTGCGAGAAGCGGTTAAACAAACTAGCGCCCGCGCTGCCCAACCAACTCCTCGTCGATCATGCCCAACGCATCGCTGATTTAGAACAGCAGCTTAAGCAAATGATCGATTCCCAGCAACAGGCCGCTCGTTCCTTGCTGGACATACCCCGCAGCAGTGAGACTTTACCCGAAGAAACGACCCGCATCAAAGTACAGCGGTTAGTCAACGCCTACTGTCGGGCGAAAAGCGTGGGTCAACAGGAAGTATGGCGTAAGGTGTATGACCGGCTTTACTACCTCTATAAGATCAACATCCGCGCTCACAAACGCTCCGAGCGGGAAAGCTGGTTAGATGTAGTCGATAGAAAAGGCTACATGGATAAGGTGTACGCTATTGCCAGCGCGGAGCTTACCTACGAAGAGGAATGA